The genomic region TGTCGGCGGTCACCGCCGGGGGGAGGGCCGGCGGCACCCCGGACTACGTGACCGACGGCGGCACGCGGGAGAAGGCCGTCACGGAGGCCGACGTCGTCCGTGCACACGTCCGGGCATCGGGCTACTGGGACGAGCACGACGATGAACGAGACGACTGACCGGCTCGTCGGCCGGCGCCACGAGCGCGCCGACCTGTCGGTGATCCCGCCGTCGGTCGCCCGCGAGGAGGTCGACTCGAACGGGGCCGTCGGCGCGATCGCCTATCCCCATCGGATCTACGAGGTGTCGGTCGCGATCCCCCGGCGATTCCTCGGCGATCGCCTCGAAGAGTACGTCGTGAGCGTCGATCTCGCCCGTCGGCTCGCAGTCCGGGCCGACACCGTCCCCGAAACCGACACGCGGACCGTCAGGGACGTGCTGGTCGTCCCCGCGGAGCTCTCGGCCGAGCAGGCCGACGAGAAGGTCCGCGAGGCGGTGTTCGGGTGGTGTCTGCGTCGGTTCACGATGGGCGCGCCGCCCGAGATAGCGATCAACGGCGTCGTCGACGTCCACAAGCTGTTCTGGCTCGCCGCCCGCCCCGAGGGTGACGCCATCGTCGACAGCGTCCGGGGTTCCGCCGAGCCGCTCGTCGAGTGACGGAATCCGCGTGAACAATTACTATACTAATCCTGACTAGATACCGCCGTGGGACCGCGTCATACGGTAGCACTTCTTCGGCAAGATTCATAACTACAAGCGTTCTACGCCGGGTATACAGGAGTACCCGAGAGAAGCGAAATGAAATCTGTAAATATATCAAAATTCAAAAATATTGGCCTGTTCGCGCTGCTCGCGGTCGTGTGGGGGATGTCGTATCCCGCGATCAACGTCGGGCTCGAATCGTTGCCGCCAGTGCTCTTCGCGGCGGTGCGATACGACATCGCGGCGCTGTTGCTGTTCGGATACGTCGCCGTCACCCGGACGGCGTGGCGCCCGACGACGTACGACGACTGGACGCTGATCCTCGTCGGAGGCGTGTTGCTCGTGGGCGCGCACTTCGCGCTGTTGTTCTCGGGCCAGCAGTACGTCACCGGCGGGGTCGCCTCGATCGTCCTGAGCCTGACGCCGGTGATGACGCCCGTGTTCGCCATCGCGCTCCTGCCCGACGAGCGCCTCGGCGTCATGGGCGTTCTCGGGCTGGCGTTCGGGCTGCTCGGCGTGGGGATCATCGCCCAGCCCGGCCCGGAGGCGCTCGCGGGCGGCCAGCTCTACGGCGTGGCTCTGCTCGTCGCGAGCGCGATGAGCTTCGCGCTCGGGGCGGTGCTCACCGTTCGGATGCGGACGACGCTGCCGATGCTCCCGCTGCAGGCGTGGATGATGACCGTCGGGGCGCTCTTCTTGCACCTGACGAGCGCCGTTCACCCCGGCGAGACGCTCGCCGACGCGGCGTGGACGCCCGAGGCGCTCGCGGCCGTCGCCTTCCTCGCGGTGTTCGCGAGCGCGGTCGGCTACCTCGCGTACTTCGACCTGCAGGAGCGCGTCGGCCCCATCGAGACCAGCCTCGTCAACTACGCGACCCCCGTGGTGGCGACGACCAGCGGCTGGGCGCTTCTGGGCGAGCCGGTGACCGACGCGACGATACTCGGCTTCGCGACCATCGCCTTCGGCTTCTGGCTGTGTAAGTGGTCGGCGTTCACGTGGAAGGTCTCGGGACTGGCCGACCGCGTGCGCCACCGCCGGGCGTTTCGCTCGCCCGATCTGGTGGTCGTCGGCGGCAACGTCTACTACCGTTGCCGGTAATCACGATCGGGCATCGGTTTTTCGCCCGGCGTACCACACCGGCACACGACTAAGGGGCCGACGGCCCTCGCGGCGAGTGTAATGTCGCTCGAAGGCGAACGAGCACCCGACTTCACGCTCGAAAGCACCGCCGGCGAACCGATCACGCTCTCCGATACCCTCGAGGACGGCCCAACGGTCGTGGTCATCAACCGCGGGCACTGGTGTAGCTTCTGTGGCGAGCAGTTGCAAACGTTCAGCGAGATCTCCTACGACCTCTGGTTCAACGACGACGTAAACATCCTGCCCGTGGTGACGAGTTCGATCGGGGAGGCCACCGAGATGCGCGACCGCTACGACCTCGACATCCAGCTGCTCGCCGACCCCGACGGCGAGGTCGCGGAGCGCTACAGCGGCACCGAGGAGACCAGCCACGGCGTGACGGGCGTCTCGGGCGTCTACGTCATCGACGGGGAGGGGACGGTTCGCTACGAACAGGTCGCCGACGACCTCACCGACCGGGTCTACGGCAACTGGGTGCGCTACTTCATCCGTAACGGCTTCGAGGACCCCTTCTAGAACCGCCGGGGCTATAGGGATCATCGTAACCAATCGGAAACCCCTGTGGCCCATCGACCGACTCAGTCCCTTGATTCCGAGTGAGGAAATCCATGAACTTCTACGATAATCCCTATATGACTCGCGTGGCCGTTCCTTCGATATGGACACCGCGCTCGTCATCGGCGGCACCCGCTTCATCGGTCGCCACACCGTCGAGGAACTGCTCGATCACGGGTACGAGGTGACGATCTTCAACCGCGGGACTCACGAGAACCCCTTCGCGACCGTCGAGGGCGTGACTCACGTCGAGGGCGATAGGGGCGACGAAACGGCGTTGGAGGCGACGGCCGTCTCAGTCGATCCCGATCTCGTGATCGACTGCGTGGCCTACCACCCCGAGGGGGTGCGGACCGCGACCGAGGTCTTTTCCGACTCCCGCTACGTCTACGTCTCGAGCGGCGCGGCCTACGCCCGCCGGGAGGTGCCCCAGCGCGAGGGCGAGACGCCGCTCGAACCCTGTAGTCCGGAGCAGGCCGACGACGACTCGATGGGGAGCTACGGCCCGCGGAAGGCCGAGGGAGACCGGGTAGTCGTGGAAGCCGCCGGACGGGGGATCGAGGCGATGGCGGTCCGGCCCTGCATCGTCTACGGGCCCCACGACTACACCGAGCGCCTCGACTACTGGATCAGTAGGGTAAGAAATCACGACCGGGTCGTCGTCCCGGGCGACGGCCAGCACCTCCAGCACCTCGCGTACGTCGCGGACGTCGCGAGCGCGCTGCGGGTCGTCGGCGAGGACGGGGTCGCGGGCGAGGCCTACAACGTCGGCGACCGGCGACTGCTCACGCTCGCGGAACTCATCGAAACGATCGCCGACGCGGCGGGAACCGACGTGGAGGTCGTCCCCGCGGGCGAGCGCGAACTCGCCGCGGGCGGCCTCTCGCCGACGGACTTCCCCCTCTACCGGGAGTACCCGCACGTCCTCTCGACGGCGAGGCTCGCGTCGCTGGACTGGGAGTCGACGCCCGTCGGGGAGGCGATGAGCCGAACCGTCGCGGACCACGAGAAGAGCGGCCGCGACGGAAGCGAGCACGACCCCGGCCGCGAGGCGGAAGAACGCGTGCTCGGCGTGCTCGATACGCTCTAACTCCCGACCTCGCGGTCGGCGGTCGAGAACAGCTCCTCGAACTCATTGGGGAGCTGATCCATGAGATCCTCGAACTCCTCGCCGACGGCCTCGGCGAGCGTTCCGAGGACGGCCCTGACCCGCTCGTCGCGCTCGTCGAGGTCGGCGTCGACCCCGCCCGCGATCCGCGCGACGAACTCCTCGCGGGAGAGCGTCGCGGGGTCGCCGTGGTGGTGGGTCAGGCTCTCGGCGATCGGTCGCGGCAGTCGCTCGGCCATGTCGCGGGCTTGGCCCTCGCCGATCCGCTCGCTGAGGACTTCGAGGGTCGCGTGGGTGATCGCGAGCGACTCGCCCTCGTCGAACTCGGCGCTCGATTCGACCCGGTCGTAGAACTCGGCTTCGTCCATACAGGGACGGGGAGCGCCCGGCCCGTCGGCGTCGTGCCTGAGGATTCAGGGGCTTCAAGAGCAAACGGTTTGAGCGGCGGGCGTCTCCTCCCGGTATGTTCGAGAAGTCCAGCTGGATCCGCCTCCCGCGGAACGTCCTGATCGGCCACGGCGTCCTCGACCGGGCCGTCGAGGCCATCGACGACCTGCACCTCTCGGGCCGTCCGCTGATCGTCACCAGCCCGACGCCCAGGGAGATCGCCGCCGACCGCGTGATCGAGGGATTCGGCGATCGGGGGGTCGAGCCGGCGGTCATCGTCGTCGAGGAGGCGAGTTTCACCGCCGTGCAGGAGGTGATCGAGGCCGCCCGAAGCGAGGAGGCGAGCTACCTCATCGGGATCGGCGGCGGGAAGGCCATCGACATCGCGAAGATGGCGAGCGACGAGATCGAAACCGGCTTCGTCTCGGTGCCGACGGCGGCGAGCCACGACGGGATCGTCTCCGGGAGGGGGTCCGTTCCCGAGGGCGACACCCGCCACTCGGTGGCCGCCGACCCGCCCGTCGCGGTGGTCGCCGATACGACCGTGCTCGCGAACGCGCCGTGGGAACTCACGACCGCCGGCTGTGCGGACATCATCTCGAACTACACCGCCGTCAAGGACTGGCGGCTCGCCAATCGCCTGCAGAACGTCGAGTACTCCGAGTACGCGGCGGCGCTCTCGGAGATGACCGCCGAGATGCTCGTGGGCAACGCCGACTCGATCAAGAAGGGCCTCGAGGAGTCGGCGTGGATCGTCACGAAGGCGCTGGTCTCCTCGGGCGTGGCGATGTCCATCGCGGGGTCGTCCCGTCCGGCCTCGGGCGCGGAACACCTCTTTTCCCACCAGCTCGACCGGATCGCCCCCGGCAGGGCGCTCCACGGCCACCAGGTCGGCGTCGGCTCGATCATGGTCGAGTACCTCCACAGCGGCGAGAGCGGCCGCTGGAGCGCGATCCGGGACGCGCTCTCGGGCATCGACGCGCCGACGACGGCGGCCGAACTCGGGATCGAGGAACGGGAGGTGATCGAGGCGCTGACGAGCGCCCACGAGATCCGCGACCGCTACACCATCCTCGGCAACGGCATGAACGAGCGGGCGGCCCGCGAGGCCGCGACCGTGACCGGCGTGATCTGAGACTGTCGGTCATTCCTGTGAATCGACCGCTGGAAGACGGGACCCACTCGCGCGCTGGCCCGTCACAGCAGACACGCGCCCATGAGCGTCCCATGACCGACGGTATGAGCCGTCAGTCCCCGGCCGTGTTCGCCTCCTCGGTCGGCAGCCAGCCGTCGTCGGCGTCGACCCTGCCGGCGAGGACGGCGTTGAGGATCGCGCCGAACAGCAGGATCAGCCCGCCGAGATACAGCCACGTGAGCACCAACAGGACCGCACCGGCGATCCCGTAGAGTTCGACGCTGTCGGCGGTACTCGCGTACACGCGGAAGACCAGCGCCGACAGCGTCCACGCGACCGCCGAGAACGTCGCGCCGGGGATCGCCTCCCGAACCGGGACCGCCTCGGCGGGGAACCGGTAGTACATCGGGAGGAACGCCAGCAAGAACGCCCCGAACAGCAGCGGGACGCTGAGGACGGTCCACGCGGCGCTGTCGACCGCGAGCGAGAGGGCGACACCGACGCCCACGAGCAGGGAGAACGCGAGCACGACCGTCACGAAGACGAGCAGGGTATCGGTGGCCTTGCGCAGGCCCGATCGGCGTTTCCGCGTCCCGTAGACCTCGCTGAAGGCCATGTTGACCGCCTGAAACATCGTCGCCGTGCTGTAGGCGAAGATCCCCGCGGCGATCAGCCCCGCCCGGCGGCGACCGCTTCCACCGCCCGCGATCTGGCCGATCACCGTCTCGACCTCGGGGCCCCGGAGGCCGGTAGCCGACTCAAGCACTCGCGCCGTCGTCTCGGGGCTCTGGACGATCGAGATCGCGATCGTCGCGAGCAACAGGAGGGGAATCAGGGAGTTGAACGCGTAGTAGCCCAGTCCGGCGGCCGTGACGGTGACGTGACGCTCCCGACCGACGGCGACCGCCGTCTTCAGCGCCCGGCCCCACTCGCGGTACTCGATCATCACCCCGATCCTCGGCACGGATGCGGGTAGGCGCTTCGGATCGCGGGCAGGGAAGACTATACGGCTGGCCGGAGAGCGACGAATATGGCGGACGATCACGACCACGACCGCAGGCTCGTCGCCGGCTGGGAGGGGCGGTACTTCGAGGACTTCGAGGTCGGCGACGTCTACAAACACCCCTACGGGCGCACCGTCACCGAGACCGACAACGTCTGGTTCACCAACCTGACGATGAACCTCAACCCGATGCACTTCAACGAGGCCTACGCCGCCGACACCGAGTTCGGCGAGCGCCTCGTCGACGGCACTTTTATTATTGCGCTCGCGGTGGGCATGAGCGTCATCGACGTCTCGATGAACGCCACCGCCAACCTCGGCTACGATAGGATCAGGCATCACGCGCCGGTCTTCCACGGCGACACGATCCTCGCCGAGAGCGAGGTCCTAGAGAAACGCGAGAGCGAGTCACGGGACCACGTCGGGATCGTCACGACCGAACTCCGGGCGTACAACGAGGAGGGAACGAAGGTGCTCTCGCTCGAACGGACGCCGATGGTGCTCAAACGCGAGTACGCCGCACCCTCGCCCGAACGACCGACCGGGTGGCCCGAGGGCGTCGGCACCCAACCCGAGGACCTCGATTAGACGTACTCGTCGAGGAACGCCGCGATCTTCGTGTAGGCCTCGATGCGGTTCTCTAGCTTGGTGAAGCCGTGGCCCTCGTCCTCGAAGATCAGCGTCTCAACGGGGACGTGTTCGCTCGCACGCTCGGCGATCTGTTCGGCCTCACCCACCGGAACGCGGGGGTCGTTCTCGCCGTGGAGGACGAACAGCGGGGCCTCGATCGAATCGATGGTGTTGATCGGCGAGACGGATTCGAGGAACTCGCGGTCGTGCTCCAAGGAGCCGTACTCGGCCTCCCGGAGTTCGCGCCGCCAGTCGCCCGTGTTCTCGAGGAACGTGACAAAGTTCGCGATGCCGACGATGTCGATCCCGGCGGCCCACAGGTCGGGGTACTGGGTGAGCGCGGCGAGCACCATGAACCCCCCGTAGGAGCCGCCGAGCGCGACGACCCTGTTCGGATCGATCTCCGACCGTTCGTGGAGCCACTCGACGCCCGCACGGATGTCGGCGACGCTGTCCATGCGCCTCTCGACGTCGTCCAGATGGGTGTACTCGCGGCCGTACCCCGACGACCCGCGGACGTTGGGCTCGAAGTAGGCGTATCCCCGGTCGAGGAAGTACTGCTTGACCGGGTTGAACGACGGTCGGCGCTGGGCCTCGGGCCCGCCGTGGATGTCGACGATGACCGGCACGCCCCCGCTCGCCCCCTCGGGCAGCGTGAAGAACGCCGGTACCTCCACCCCGTCGAAGCTCTCGAAGCGCACGAGTTCGGACGATGAGAAGCGGTCACGGGGGATCCCCCCCGTGGCGGCGTTCGTCCAGCGTTCGGTCTCGCCCGTTTCGCACTCGACGACGTAGACGGTCGTGTTCTCGGTGTCGCCGGTGGCGCTCGCCGCGAAGCGCTCTCCGGTAGGATCGAAGCTCACGCCGCCGGCGACCCCCTTGGGCAGATCGGGCGCCGGGAACGCGTCGATCGCCGTCCCGTCGACGAGTTCACCCGCCGTGAGCTCCGTGTAGCCGTCGACGTTCCGCGAGTAGACCACCCGCCCGCTCTCCTCGTCCACCGCGACCCCGTCGACGTTCCATCTCCCCCCGTCCTCGACCGTCGAGAGGTCGCCCGTCTCGGTATCGAGACGCGCGAGATACAGCGTGTCGCTGTCGAGATCGGTCACGAGGTAGATCCCGCCGTCGGGCCCCCAGTTCGGGCTCTGGAACCGAACCCGGCCCTCGTGGGGCGTTAGATGGGTCAGTTCACCCGAATCGACCTCCGGAACGTACACGTCCTGATCGAAACTGGAGTAGGCCTCGGTGACGATCAAACGGGAATCGTCGGGACCGAAGCCGCCGACTTTGAGCCAGCCGTCGCCCTCGAAGACGCGAGTCGCCTCCGCGCCGCGCTCGTCGCGGCCCTGCACGTAGACGTCGAAGACCGCCTCGTCGCGGCGGTTCGAGGCGAACGCGAACCGGTCGCCGTCGTGGGACCAGCCGCCGAATCTGTGCTTGGCGCTCGGTTCGCCGGTCAGCGGCGCGATCGAGCCGTCGTCGGACAGGAGAAAGAGCTGTTGGCGCTCGTTCCCGCCCTCGTCCATCCCGAAGACCAGTTCGGGGCGTTCGGGCGAGAAGGCCGCGAAGGTGACCCGCTCGTCGTAGAAGGTGTGTTGCTCGGGCCACGCCCGGGGGGCGTCGAGCGACCACACCTGCGGGACGCCCGTGGTGTCCATCAGGAAGGAGAGCCGCTCGCCCTCGGGACCGAACGACGCCCCGTAGGCGCTGCGGACGTTGAGATAGCGTTCGAACTCGTATGCCATGTGGCGGCGTGTCTCCCCGGCGGTATAGGGGTTCGGATCGCAGCGTCGACGAGGCCGGTACAGTTCATCAACCGACATGTGGTGTACGGGACGAGCCGTCCCCGACCCGCCACGTTCGTCGGGCGGCGCCGAGCGAACAGGTTTTTATCACACCGATTCCTGTCCGAGCGTATGAATGTCGCGTTCGTCCACGCCGTGCCCGACGCCGAGACGGCGCTGGCCGGACGAACGCGGTATCTCGCGGAACTGTTCGCGGGGCGGGGCCACGACGTGCGGGTGTTCTGTCGGCGGTGGTGGGACGGAAAGTACGAGGAGTTCGAGCGCGGGGGCGTGAGCTACCGCGCCGTGAGCGACTCCGAGCGCTGGTTCGCCCCCCGCCTCCCCGGCGCGCTCGGCGACGTTCGCCCGGACGTCGTCCACGCCGCCGGTTCGGAGCCGGGCGCCGTCCTCGCCGCCCGACTGGCGGGCGCCCGGCTGGTCGTCGAGTGGTGTGGCGAGGAGGCCCCACGGCTGCTCGACCGGGCGTTCTCGGCCGCCGATCGGGTCTGCGTCCCCTCCGAGCACGTCCGGACGAAGGTCCGCGAGCGGGGCGCGGACGCGACGGTCGTCCCCGAGGGACTCCCCATCGAGGCTGTTCGGGCGGCCGAGCCCTCGGGGTCGGCGGCGCTCGTCTGGGCGGGTCGACTCGACGAGCACGCGGGCCTCGAGGGGTTGTTGCTCGCGCTCGCGGAGTTCGGGGACCGGGAGTGGCGAACGCTCGTGATCGGCGAGGGTCCCGAACGGGAGCGCTACGAGCGGTTGACGGCCGACCTGCGGGTCGAACACCGGGTGGACTTCGTCGGTCGGCTGGCCGTCGAAGAACGCATCGCCCGTTTCAAGGGCGCACACGCGGTCGTCCACACGGCCGATCGCTGTCCGTTCGCGGGCGACCTCCTGCTCGCGCTGTGGTGTGGCTGCGTCGGGATCGTCGAGTACCGGCGCGATTCGGCGGCCCACGAACTCGTCGCGGGCCACGAGCGGGGGATCGGTGTGACCGACGAGGAGGGACTCGTCGACGCGATCGAGGCCGCCGCCGGGTTCCCACACGAGAGCTACGACGGCCGCTTCGAGCGGTTCTCGAACGGGGCGGTGGTCGAGCGGTATCGCGAGGTCTATCGCGAACTCGGGATGGGCGAGTGATCAGTCGGCGGTCGGGGAGCCGACGGGGGGGCCGCTCAGATACGCGGCGGCGAGGATCGTCACGGCGATCAGGAAGTCGAGTCCGTGGCCGAGGAGGTGGTGGACGGTCATCGGGACGTATCCGAAGACGGTTCCCAGCCCGACGGCGGTCCGGACGACGAGCGCGCCGAGGGCGATCAACACCAGCAGATACCGTGGGGAACGACGGCGAGCGAAGACGGCCAGGCCGATCAGGAACAGCACCAGCGTTCCCAGCGCCGCGAGCAGGATGACTGCGAGCAACAACGGGGTGTGTTCCGCCGCCGGCCACCCCGACTGAAGGGCGACGCCGAGCGCGTTCATCTGAATCGACGCGACTGTTCGACACCGGCGTACAAGTCCGTTGTGCTTACGGACGGTAAGATGGGCATATACTTCCTCGTGGCCCTCCTTGCGGCAACCACCCTCCCGCAATGAGTTCGACGAACGAGACCCGACGACGCGTCCGTGAACACGTCCATTCCCAGCCGGGGATTCACTTCAACGCGCTCGTTCGTGACTCCGCGTTCGCGCCGGACCAGATCCAGTACCACCTCCGCCGGCTCCTGCGCGCGGGGGAAGTGGCCGAGGAACGGCTCTACGGGCGAACCCACTACTTCCCGCCCGAGCACGACGCCTGGGAACGCCGGACGCTCGCGCTCGTTCGTCGCGAAACCGCCCGCGAGGTGCTGACCCACCTCCTCGAACACGAGGGGGCGAAACCCGCGGCGGTCGCAGACTCCCTCGGGATCGCCCGCAGCACCCTCGAATGGCACCTCGGTCGACTCGAGGAACAGGGGATCGTCGGGAAGGACCGCGACGAGCGCAATCGGGTGACGCTTTTCGTCTCCCATCCCGATCGGACCGCCAGACTGCTCGCGGAGACCACCGACTCGCTTCCGGATCGGTTCGCCGACCGGTTCATGCGGCTGGTCGACGACCTCTTCGAGGAGTGAGTTTCGACGCTCGAACCACAATCGAGAGGGGGACCGGGGTGCAATCGACGGGGTGATGAATCGAGGACGGCGGCCCCGGAGGTCGGCGTGAGTCGAGCGCGGCCCCGGTGGGTCCGGATCGCGCTGGTGTTAGCGGTGCTGTACGCGCTTCTCGCGGGCGTGCCGCTCGCCGGTGCCCACGCCTACCTGAGCGAGACGACGCCCGAAAACGGCGAACAGGTCGAAGAACCACCCGGAGACGTGATCCTCTCGTTCAGCGGCGACGGCGTCCAGCTCGCGGAGGTCTCGGTGGTCGGCCCCGGCGGCGAGGACGTAAGCGGCGAGGCACGCGTCGATCCCGACGACAGCCGCCTCGTCTCGGTGCCGGTCGAGGGCGACGGCGAGGGGACCTACGTCGTCGAGTGGGAGGTGCTCGCCGCCGACGGCCACATCACCGCCGGCTCGTATTTCTTCTCGGTCGGCGACGAGCCCCTCGACCGCGAGCAGGTGATCGGGATCTACGACGAGGAGGAGGAGGAACTCGCGCCGCTTGAGGCGGGCGCACGCGGTCTCGTCCTGCTCGCGCTGGTCGGGCTGGTCGGCGTCCCGCTGACGCTATGGATCGCCGTCTACCCGCTCGCGGGTCGGTTCGCCGTTCCGGTCGACCGTGCGGAACGGCGTGCGCTCGGGCTCCTCGCGTTCGCGGGGGGACTGTTGCTCGTGGGGGTCGTCGGCCTCGGCCTCGCCCAGAGCGCCTCGCTCGCGCCGTTGCTTTCCGTCGACGGGGTCGGGCGCTTTCTCGGCACCGACCTCGGGGCACTCTGGGTCGTGCAGTTGGGGCTCGCCGCGGTGGCCCTCGGAGCCCCGCTCGCCGCCCGATACCGATCGCTGAGGCGGCGCTACTGGCTGGGCGGGGCGCTCGTGGGCGCGGTGGGCGTCCAGCTCACGGTCAGCGCGACGAGCCACTCGGCGGGCCTGCTCGACGGGCTGGAAGGGGTGCTCGTCGATTTCGCACACATCGCCGGCGCGGCGTTCTGGGTCGGGGGCTTGCTCACGCTCGCGGTCGTTGTCCCCGCCCTCCTGAACCGGGCCGCGGCGGCCGACCGGGCGGCGATCGCCGCCGAGACGATCCGGCGCTTCTCGGTCGTCGCGCTCGTCGGCGTCACGCTCGCGGCGACGACCGGGCTGGTTCTGGCCGCGTGGCACGTCCCGAGCGCGGAGGCGCTGCTCTCGACGGTCTACGGGACCGCCCTCTCGGCGAAGACGCTGCTCGTCCTCCTCGCGCTCGGGCTCGGCGGGTTCGTCCGGTTCGTCCTGTTGCGCCGGCTCAGGGGGGCGAGCGACGCGAGCGCGTTCACCCGCGGCGTGCGGATCGAGGCGGGCGTTCTCGTCGCCGTCGTCCTCCTGTCGGCCGTGATCACCTCGGTACCGACCGCCGCCGTCGCCGGTGGCGGTCCCGGCGAGACGAGCGTCGACGGCGGGGACGTCTCGCTCTCGGTTCTGCCCGCCGAGGAGGGCAACGGGGTCGTGTTGGTCGACGAGGGCGAGCCGGTCGTCATCGAGACGGCCTTCGACGACGAGGCCGAGGACGTGAGTCTGCTCATGTACAACTCACAGGAGGACGTGACGCTCACGACGGAGTTGGAAGCGACCGAGGAGGGGCCCTACGCGACGGTACAGACGCTTCCCGCGCCGGGGAGCTGGGAGGTCCGCGTCTCGGCGCTGGTCGGGGGTACGTACACGGCCGAGTGGTTCGAGCTCTTCAGCGTCCCCGATCACCCGGGGCACGATCACGACCACACCGCACCCGTCGACGAGTCGTTCGTCACGTGGCTCCGGCTCGGCGCGCTCTGTGTCGGCGTCCTCGGAACGACGGCGGTCGCCGTCGAGACGGTGCTGTTCGACCGACGAGCACGGTAGCGGGTGGTTTCGATAACTGTACCATAACCAACAATAATACACGGCGACAGCCATCGGTATGGACACGACACGGCGGCGGTTCGTGCAGGTGGCGGGAAGCGGAGCGGCGGTCGGTCTCGCCGGGTGCATCGGTGACGACGGAGGGGACGGGGACGACGGCCACGACCACGACGATCACGATCACAGCCACGAGGGGGAGGGGAGCGGGGAGGCCGTCGGCAGCGAGGGGTTGATCTACGCGTTCGCGCCCGATACGATCGCGGTCATCGATCCCGAGGCGGGAGACGTCGTAACGGAAATTTCGGAGGAGATCGACGGCGCGGAGTGGGGCGATACACGAATCACGAGCGATCACTCGCGGATCTTCGCCAACGAGGGGGCGACGGCACAGGTGGTAGTGATCGACACGGAGACCCGCGAGATCGCCGACCGCGTGGACGTCGGCCCGGACCCGACCCACATCTACAACCCCGTCGAGGGCGAGATCTGGACCCACTCGGACGCCGAGGGGACCTTCTACGTGATCGACGTGGAATCGCTCGACGTGACGCCTGTCGAAGCCGGCCTCGAAGGCGAGGGTCACGGCAAACTCCTCGCGCACGAGGACCTCGGGACGACCGCCTACGCGACGAACGTGATCGACCCCGCCGTGCTCGTGATGGACCTCGAAGGGCGCGCGCGCGTCGACGAGATCCCCCTCGAGGGCGAGGGCGGCACACACTACAAGGCCTACGCGCCCGAAACCGGCTACGCCTACTTCCAGCGCGCGGGCGGACCGGGCGGGACGGCGGTGATCGACACCGTGACGAACGAGGTCGTCGACGCTCTCGAAGTCAGCGGGGGAATGTACATCACGCCCGACGGGACGTGGCTGGGCGTCCTCGGCGAGGACGAGGTCAGTTTTCTCGACGTGACGAGCGAGGAAAGCGAGATCGTCGCGTCGGTGCCCGTCGAGGGCGGCCCCGACGCGCTCCGATACCACGAGGTCGACGGGACCCTCTATGGCTTTACGGCGAACACGCTGACCCCCGACGCCTCGGTGATCGACCTCGACGCCTTCGAGGAGGTCGATCGGATCGAGGTCGGCGACATCGAGCGCCCGGAGGGGGCCGAGTTCCTCCACCGCTCGGGCGTCGCTGGCGCGAACTACTTCATCACGCCGGCCGACGCAGACGGGACCGTCGCTATCGTCGACATGGAAAGCATGGAGCTCATCGCGCAGGTCGAGGTCGCGCCCGGCGTCGACACCGTTCAGTTCGTCGGCGATTCCGGAAGCGGCCACACCGGTCAATGAAAAGAGCGCTCGGTTACTGCCCGTCGCCGGTCTCGATCGGGGTGCGGATCATGCTGCCCCACTCGGTCCACGAGCCGTCGTAGTTGCGGACGTCCTCGAAGCCCAGCAGTTCGCGCAGCGCGAACCACTCGATCGAGGAGCGTTCGCCGACGCGGCAGTAGGCGATGGTCGACTCCTCGCCGTCGATCCCCTTCTCGGCGTAGAGCTCGCGCAGT from Halalkalicoccus sp. NIPERK01 harbors:
- a CDS encoding S9 family peptidase codes for the protein MAYEFERYLNVRSAYGASFGPEGERLSFLMDTTGVPQVWSLDAPRAWPEQHTFYDERVTFAAFSPERPELVFGMDEGGNERQQLFLLSDDGSIAPLTGEPSAKHRFGGWSHDGDRFAFASNRRDEAVFDVYVQGRDERGAEATRVFEGDGWLKVGGFGPDDSRLIVTEAYSSFDQDVYVPEVDSGELTHLTPHEGRVRFQSPNWGPDGGIYLVTDLDSDTLYLARLDTETGDLSTVEDGGRWNVDGVAVDEESGRVVYSRNVDGYTELTAGELVDGTAIDAFPAPDLPKGVAGGVSFDPTGERFAASATGDTENTTVYVVECETGETERWTNAATGGIPRDRFSSSELVRFESFDGVEVPAFFTLPEGASGGVPVIVDIHGGPEAQRRPSFNPVKQYFLDRGYAYFEPNVRGSSGYGREYTHLDDVERRMDSVADIRAGVEWLHERSEIDPNRVVALGGSYGGFMVLAALTQYPDLWAAGIDIVGIANFVTFLENTGDWRRELREAEYGSLEHDREFLESVSPINTIDSIEAPLFVLHGENDPRVPVGEAEQIAERASEHVPVETLIFEDEGHGFTKLENRIEAYTKIAAFLDEYV
- a CDS encoding glycosyltransferase; translated protein: MNVAFVHAVPDAETALAGRTRYLAELFAGRGHDVRVFCRRWWDGKYEEFERGGVSYRAVSDSERWFAPRLPGALGDVRPDVVHAAGSEPGAVLAARLAGARLVVEWCGEEAPRLLDRAFSAADRVCVPSEHVRTKVRERGADATVVPEGLPIEAVRAAEPSGSAALVWAGRLDEHAGLEGLLLALAEFGDREWRTLVIGEGPERERYERLTADLRVEHRVDFVGRLAVEERIARFKGAHAVVHTADRCPFAGDLLLALWCGCVGIVEYRRDSAAHELVAGHERGIGVTDEEGLVDAIEAAAGFPHESYDGRFERFSNGAVVERYREVYRELGMGE
- a CDS encoding winged helix-turn-helix transcriptional regulator, producing the protein MSSTNETRRRVREHVHSQPGIHFNALVRDSAFAPDQIQYHLRRLLRAGEVAEERLYGRTHYFPPEHDAWERRTLALVRRETAREVLTHLLEHEGAKPAAVADSLGIARSTLEWHLGRLEEQGIVGKDRDERNRVTLFVSHPDRTARLLAETTDSLPDRFADRFMRLVDDLFEE
- a CDS encoding copper resistance protein CopC, whose product is MSRARPRWVRIALVLAVLYALLAGVPLAGAHAYLSETTPENGEQVEEPPGDVILSFSGDGVQLAEVSVVGPGGEDVSGEARVDPDDSRLVSVPVEGDGEGTYVVEWEVLAADGHITAGSYFFSVGDEPLDREQVIGIYDEEEEELAPLEAGARGLVLLALVGLVGVPLTLWIAVYPLAGRFAVPVDRAERRALGLLAFAGGLLLVGVVGLGLAQSASLAPLLSVDGVGRFLGTDLGALWVVQLGLAAVALGAPLAARYRSLRRRYWLGGALVGAVGVQLTVSATSHSAGLLDGLEGVLVDFAHIAGAAFWVGGLLTLAVVVPALLNRAAAADRAAIAAETIRRFSVVALVGVTLAATTGLVLAAWHVPSAEALLSTVYGTALSAKTLLVLLALGLGGFVRFVLLRRLRGASDASAFTRGVRIEAGVLVAVVLLSAVITSVPTAAVAGGGPGETSVDGGDVSLSVLPAEEGNGVVLVDEGEPVVIETAFDDEAEDVSLLMYNSQEDVTLTTELEATEEGPYATVQTLPAPGSWEVRVSALVGGTYTAEWFELFSVPDHPGHDHDHTAPVDESFVTWLRLGALCVGVLGTTAVAVETVLFDRRAR